One part of the Phragmites australis chromosome 3, lpPhrAust1.1, whole genome shotgun sequence genome encodes these proteins:
- the LOC133911259 gene encoding uncharacterized protein LOC133911259, whose product MGICVSCDAADEGAATARVVLPGGELREYSPPATAALALDEAGEGSWFLCDADVMEFEGSLAAVAAGEELRPGQIYFVLPAEMQYRRLTREEVAALAVKASAALVEAAAAAAAPSSPCRRRRRGAVAPLVFPLPEEEYAVSVPMKPAAVQKRRVAYRGGRATRFSPDLAAIPESE is encoded by the coding sequence ATGGGCATCTGCGTGTCTTGCGACGCGGCGGACGAGGgtgcggcgacggcgagggtgGTGCTCCCCGGCGGCGAGCTCCGGGAGTACTCGCCGCCGGCAACGGCGGCGCTGGCACTGGATGAGGCCGGCGAGGGGTCGTGGTTCCTCTGCGACGCCGACGTGATGGAGTTCGAGGGCTCCCTAGCAGCGGTGGCTGCCGGCGAGGAGCTGCGGCCGGGGCAGATCTACTTCGTGCTCCCCGCCGAGATGCAGTACCGCCGCCTCACCCGCGAGGAGGTGGCCGCGCTCGCCGTCAAGGCCAGCGCCGCGCTcgtcgaggcggcggcggccgccgccgcgccatcctccccctgccgccggcgccggcgcggcgctGTTGCGCCGCTCGTGTTCCCGCTCCCCGAGGAGGAGTACGCGGTGTCGGTCCCGATGAAGCCGGCGGCGGTGCAGAAGCGGAGGGTGGCGTACCGGGGCGGGAGGGCCACGAGGTTCTCTCCCGATCTGGCCGCCATCCCGGAGAGCGAGTAG